Within the Sceloporus undulatus isolate JIND9_A2432 ecotype Alabama unplaced genomic scaffold, SceUnd_v1.1 scaffold_25624, whole genome shotgun sequence genome, the region TACAAAAGCTTTACAAAATATTGAACAACAATCCACTTTCAGATGTTACTTTGGAACTGTTTTTAAGCTTGAGAGCAATCTGtcagactgcatctcccatctcTCACCCTTGACAAGGCAGATGGGCGTTGAGATCCAAACCTATTTGGAGAGCCACAGATTCCTCTCCTGGCGGTTCATCCTTCTAAATCCCCCAAAAGCCCATTCATTCTGAGCGTGGCATAGGATCCTTCCAATCTCCCTGACCCCCTCAGCAGCCATAGCTCCCAAGCATCTTTTCATGATCTCTGACTCCTGCCTTTCTCTTGCTCCCTCGTTGCAGAATCGTTCCAGTGTACCCTTGGGGACTTCTGGTGTGTGGACGGTGGGCATGTGCCTCTGTGCAAGAGATGCGACAGGGTCTCCGATTGTGGTGATGACAGCGATGAAGAGGGCTGTGAGGCCGGAAACATTCAGTGTGGACCTCGCGGAAGACTGTGTGGCCCCAAAGGCCCTTGCCTGCCCTTGGAGCGGTTCTGCGACGGCCACAAGGATTGTCCGGATGGTTCTGACGAAGCCGGGAAGGCCTGTGGGGACAGCCACACCAAACCTTTGGTGAAATGCCGGAAGGATGAATTCCGGTGTGCACCAGATGCAGACTGTTATCCCCTGGCTTTTATATGTGACAGACACAGCGACTGTCCAGACAAACGGGATGAAGTGGGCTGTGTTTTTGAGGTGCCAAGTTCTCCAGAGACCCCAGAAACAACCCAACCAGGTGGAGTTTGCCTTTATTTTGGTGTTGGGGAATCTCTTGATCTCCATTATTGCAATGCTTCCTGTCTTATCACAGCACCGTTCTTTAATCAACCCCGTGTACCTTTTCATCATTCTTTTTCTGTCTTCAAATGGAGACAGGAACAGAATAGAGTACCTCCGTGGAGGCCATGGCTACCTAGTCTGCTGAACTCCTCACATCCATGTTTTCTTGGAGGTGCCACTTGGCCTAGTTTTAAAGTGGGTGAGCCGTAGTTGTAAAACGCTTATCAAGGGTGCAGTTCTGGAACTGTGTGAAGTTGGTATTGATCTGGC harbors:
- the CD320 gene encoding CD320 antigen, which encodes LLPFSCSLVAESFQCTLGDFWCVDGGHVPLCKRCDRVSDCGDDSDEEGCEAGNIQCGPRGRLCGPKGPCLPLERFCDGHKDCPDGSDEAGKACGDSHTKPLVKCRKDEFRCAPDADCYPLAFICDRHSDCPDKRDEVGCVFEVPSSPETPETTQPGHLSLDIICLTMFCTKSRKEEGRRFQNGGTVFAFLPFSTPGHSKI